The following are encoded together in the Panicum virgatum strain AP13 chromosome 6K, P.virgatum_v5, whole genome shotgun sequence genome:
- the LOC120711871 gene encoding uncharacterized protein LOC120711871 isoform X2: MRKAHGSARAPEQSSSGWAARVPEQRGSGFSAATPPRSFTVGSCFFNGGTGGFFSSGRQSPVGQPWNSQSSDPATWGNNATPPGGFTNFMQSQHFNFVGEPSQFAPSKPPWIMQDFQSEEELSTPISSRDNTYVNVDSGDEAPRTEKRIFWTQKEDVRMMSSWLLNSTDSTVGADRKNDQYWTNVEATYNETTPSHRRRNAKQIKDRFHKVTKSVILET, encoded by the exons ATGCGGAAGGCCCATGGAAGTGCTCGGGCGCCGGAGCAGAGCAGTTCGGGCTGGGCGGCGCGTGTGCCGGAGCAGAGGGGTTCGGGATTTAGCGCGGCTACTCCACCAAGGTCCTTCACCGTCGGCAGTTGCTTCTTCAacggcggcaccggcggctTCTTCAGCAGCGGCAGACAAAGCCCCGTCGGTCAACCATGGAATTCTCAATCTTCAGATCCTGCAACTTG GGGAAACAATGCAACACCTCCTGGAGGATTCACAAACTTTATGCAATCTCAACATTTTAATTTTGTTGGAGAACCTTCTCAGTTTGCCCCATCCAAGCCGCCATGGATTATGCAAGATTTTCAGTCAGAAGAAGAATTGTCGACTCCTATTTCATCAAGGGACAATACATATGTTAATGTTGACAGCGGTGACGAGGCACCTAGGACTGAGAAGCGAATCTTTTGGACCCAAAAAGAAGATGTCAGGATG ATGAGCTCTTGGCTGCTCAACTCAACAGACTCAACTGTCGGTGCTGATAGGAAGAATGATCAATATTGGACTAATGTTGAGGCTACGTACAATGAGACAACACCAAGTCATAGGCGTAGAAATGCCAAACAAATCAAGGACCGATTTCATAAG GTTACAAAATCTGTCATTTTGGAGACATGA
- the LOC120711872 gene encoding xyloglucan endotransglycosylase/hydrolase protein 8-like: MAARLPPLALLAASLAVMAAVASADSWLYEKFNTDGTVRADYDASGQQVAMLNLDRSSGAGFNSKEQYLYGEFSIQMKLIPGNSAGTVSCFYLSSGDSDDHDEIDMEFMGNSSGQPVVLNTNVWASGDGKKEHQFDLWFDPAADYHTYTIVWNPTNILFKVDGTVIRCFKRYDDLPYPSSRPMALHATLWDGSYWATEKGKVSIDWAGAPFVVSYRGYSADACVSGGACPAGSDRWMNKQPDAAEWGTVKWAESNYMRYNYCEDGWRFPQGLPAECSRS, translated from the exons ATGGCGGCGCGGCTGCCTCCGCTGGCTCTGCTCGCGGCGTCCCTCGCCGTCATGGCGGCCGTCGCGTCGGCCGACTCCTGGCTCTACGAGAAGTTCAACACGGACGGCACCGTCCGCGCGGACTACGACGCGTCGGGCCAGCAGGTCGCCATGCTCAACCTCGACCGGAGCTCCGGCGCCGGGTTCAACTCCAAGGAGCAGTACCTCTACGGCGAGTTCAGCATCCAGATGAAGCTCATCCCCGGCAACTCCGCCGGCACCGTCTCGTGCTTCTAC CTCTCTTCCGGTGacagcgacgaccacgacgAGATCGACATGGAGTTCATGGGCAACTCGAGCGGGCAGCCGGTGGTGCTCAACACCAACGTGTGGGCCAGCGGCGACGGCAAGAAGGAGCACCAGTTCGACCTGTGGTTCGACCCGGCCGCCGACTACCACACCTACACCATTGTCTGGAACCCCACCAACATCCTCTTCAAGGTCGACGGCACCGTCATCCGCTGCTTCAAGCGCTACGACGACCTGCCCTACCCGAGCTCCAGGCCCATGGCGCTGCACGCCACGCTGTGGGACGGCAGCTACTGGGCCACCGAGAAGGGCAAGGTCTCCATCGACTGGGCGGGGGCCCCCTTCGTCGTCTCCTACCGCGGCTACTCCGCCGACGCCTGCGTCAGCGGCGGCGCGTGCCCCGCCGGCAGCGACCGGTGGATGAACAAGCAGCCCGACGCCGCCGAGTGGGGCACCGTCAAGTGGGCGGAGAGCAACTACATGCGCTACAACTACTGCGAGGACGGGTGGAGGTTCCCACAGGGGCTCCCCGCCGAGTGCAGCCGCAGCTGA
- the LOC120711871 gene encoding uncharacterized protein LOC120711871 isoform X1 translates to MRKAHGSARAPEQSSSGWAARVPEQRGSGFSAATPPRSFTVGSCFFNGGTGGFFSSGRQSPVGQPWNSQSSDPATWGNNATPPGGFTNFMQSQHFNFVGEPSQFAPSKPPWIMQDFQSEEELSTPISSRDNTYVNVDSGDEAPRTEKRIFWTQKEDVRMMSSWLLNSTDSTVGADRKNDQYWTNVEATYNETTPSHRRRNAKQIKDRFHKVNKWTDLFHSAWSKSRMIYTSGHNDRMWIEKAHVFYIEDNKKLSLGPFVLMEVWNTVKTEAKWITYNNGLKAARKRKGSGKDKERIVTT, encoded by the exons ATGCGGAAGGCCCATGGAAGTGCTCGGGCGCCGGAGCAGAGCAGTTCGGGCTGGGCGGCGCGTGTGCCGGAGCAGAGGGGTTCGGGATTTAGCGCGGCTACTCCACCAAGGTCCTTCACCGTCGGCAGTTGCTTCTTCAacggcggcaccggcggctTCTTCAGCAGCGGCAGACAAAGCCCCGTCGGTCAACCATGGAATTCTCAATCTTCAGATCCTGCAACTTG GGGAAACAATGCAACACCTCCTGGAGGATTCACAAACTTTATGCAATCTCAACATTTTAATTTTGTTGGAGAACCTTCTCAGTTTGCCCCATCCAAGCCGCCATGGATTATGCAAGATTTTCAGTCAGAAGAAGAATTGTCGACTCCTATTTCATCAAGGGACAATACATATGTTAATGTTGACAGCGGTGACGAGGCACCTAGGACTGAGAAGCGAATCTTTTGGACCCAAAAAGAAGATGTCAGGATG ATGAGCTCTTGGCTGCTCAACTCAACAGACTCAACTGTCGGTGCTGATAGGAAGAATGATCAATATTGGACTAATGTTGAGGCTACGTACAATGAGACAACACCAAGTCATAGGCGTAGAAATGCCAAACAAATCAAGGACCGATTTCATAAGGTAAATAAGTGGACTGACCTTTTTCATAGTGCTTGGTCGAAGTCTAGAATGATTTATACAAGTGGCCATAATGATCGAATGTGGATTGAGAAGGCTCATGTATTCTATATAGAAGACAATAAGAAACTCAGTTTAGGTCCTTTTGTGTTGATGGAAGTATGGAACACAGTAAAAACTGAAGCAAAGTGGATTACATACAACAATGGGCTGAAAGCAGCAAGGAAAAGAAAGGGTTCAGGCAAGGACAAGGAGAGGATAGTAACCACATAG